The genome window CGAGATCCTGGCCATGGTCAACCAGCCGACCTACAACCCGAACAACCGTCGCAACCTGCAACCGGCGATGATGCGCAACCGCGCCATGATCGACGTGTTCGAGCCGGGTTCGACCATGAAAGCCATTTCCATGAGCGCGGCGATCGAAACCGGCCGCTGGAAACCGAGCGACACCGTCGAGGTGTATCCAGGCTCGTTGCAGATCGGCAAATACACCATCAAAGACGTGTCGAAGACCGAAGGGCCGGTGCTCGATCTGACCGGCATCCTGATCAATTCCAGTAACGTCGGCATGAGTAAAGTCGCCTTCGATATCGGCGGCGAAACCATTTTCCGTCTCGCGCAGAAAGTCGGCCTTGGTCAGGACACCGGCCTGGGCTTCCCCGGCGAACGTGTCGGCAATCTGCCCAACTACCGCGAATGGCGCAAGGCTGAAACTGCAACCTTGTCTTACGGCTACGGTATTTCCGTGACCGCGATTCAATTGGTGCATGCGTTCTCGGCACTGGCAAACAACGGTCGCCTCGCGCCGCTGACCCTGATCAAAACCGACAAGATGCCGCAGACCACGCAAGTGCTGCCCGAAGCCGTGGCGAAAACCATGCAGGGCATGTTGCAGCAAGTGATCGAGGCGCCGCGCGGCGTGTTCCGTGCGCAGGTGCCGGCTTATCACGTCGGCGGCAAGTCGGGTACCGCGCGCAAGACCTCGGTCGGCACCAAGGGCTACGCAGAAAATTCCTACCGCTCGCTGTTCGCCGGCTTCGGTCCGATGAGTGATCCGCGTTACGCCATCGTGGTGGTGATCGATGAACCGACCAAGGCCGGTTACTTCGGTGGTCTGGTGTCGGCGCCGGTGTTCAGCCGTGTGATGTCCGGCACGCTGCGCCTGATGAACGTGACCCCGGACAACCTGCCGACCACCCAACAGGCCAATGCCACCCCGGTCGTTCCGCTGAAAGCCAATGGAGGGCGCGGCTGATGTCATTAAGTCTGAACAAGATATTTCCCCACGCCGGCCACGATCTGTTGATCCGTGAACTGGCGCTGGACAGCCGCAACGTGCGCGCCGGCGATCTGTTTCTCGCTGTGCCCGGCGGCCGCTTCGATGGCCGTGCGCACATCGCCGATGCCTTGCAGCGCGGCGCCGCTGCCGTGGCTTATGAAGTCGAAGGCGCCACTGTGCTGCCGATCACTGACGTACCGCTGATTCCGGTCAAGGGGCTGGCGGCGCAGCTGTCGGACATCGCCGGGCGTTTTTACGGTGAGCCGAGTCATCACCTGAACCTGATCGGCGTCACCGGCACCAATGGCAAGACCAGCGTGACCCAACTGGTCGCGCAGGCGCTGGATCTGCTCGGCCAGCATTGCGGCATCGTCGGCACCCTCGGTTCCGGTTTCTACGGCGCGCTGGAAAGCGGCCTGCACACCACGCCGAATCCGATTGCGGTGCAAGCGACACTGGGTGACCTGAAAAAGGCCGGTGCCAAAGCCGTGGCCATGGAAGTATCGTCCCACGGTCTGGATCAGGGCCGGGTCACCGCGCTGGCGTTCGACGTGGCGGTGATGACCAATCTGTCACGTGACCATCTGGATTATCACGGCACCATGCAGGCGTACGCCGAGGCCAAGGCCAAGCTGTTCGCCTGGAATGACCTGAAGTGCCGCGTGGTCAACCTCGACGACGATTTCGGCCGGCAACTGGCGGCGGAAAAACGCGAGTCGCGTTTGATCACCTACAGCCTGCTCGACAGCAACGCCTACCTGTTCTGCCGCGAAGCGCAATTCGACGACCACGGCGTGCGCGCCACACTGGTCACGCCGCAGGGCGAACACCATCTGCGCAGTACGCTGCTCGGCCGTTTCAACCTGAGCAACGTTCTGGCGGCAGTCGGTGCCTTGCTCGGTCTGGATTACGCCCTCGACGAAATTCTCAAAGTGCTGCCGAAGCTCGAAGGCCCGGCCGGGCGCATGCAGCGTCTGGGTGGCGGCACGCAACCGCTGGTGGTGGTCGATTACGCCCACACCCCGGATGCGCTGGAAAAAGTTCTCACCGCATTGCGCCCACACGTCAAAGGTCAACTGCTGTGCCTGTTCGGCTGCGGCGGTGATCGTGATCGCGGCAAACGTCCGTTGATGGCCGAAGTGGTCGGGCGTCTCGCCGACCAGGTGCTGGTCACCGACGACAACCCGCGCACCGAAGATCCCGGTGTGATTTTCGACGACATCCGCGCCGGTTTCACCGCTGTGGATAAAGTTACCTTCGTCGCCGGTCGCGGCCAGGCCATCGCGCAATTGATCGCCGGCGCAACCGCTGACGACGTGATTGTGCTCGCCGGCAAGGGTCACGAGGACTATCAGGAAATCAACGGCGTGCGCCATGCGTTTTCCGATCTGGTCGAGGCTGATCATGCCCTGACCGCGTGGGAGGTGGCCCATGCTTAAGGCCCTGACACTCAGCGAATTGACCAACGCACTCGAAGCCCGTTTGATCGGCGCTGACGCGAGTTTCGACGGCGTCAGTATCGACAGTCGTGCGATCCAGCCCGGCCAGTTGTTCATCGCCCTGACCGGCCCACGTTTCGACGGTCATGACTACCTGAACGACGTCGCCGGCAAAGGCGCCGTGGCGGCACTGGTCGAGCGCGAAGTCGCCGACAGCGCGCTGCCGCAATTGCTGGTCAAGGACACCCGTCAGGCCCTCGGCCAACTCGGCGCGTTGAACCGTGCTGCGTTCACCCAGCCAGTAGCGGCGGTAACCGGTTCCAGCGGCAAGACCACGGTCAAGGAAATGCTCGCGAGCATCCTGCGCACGCGCGGTCCGGTGCTGGCGACCCGTGGCAACCTGAACAACGACCTCGGCGTCCCGCTGACCCTGATCGAACTGGCGCCGGAACACACCTCGGCCGTGATCGAACTGGGCGCTTCGCGTCTCGGTGAAATCGCCTACACCGTCGGCCTGACCAAGCCGCACGTAGCGATCCTGAACAACGCCGGCACCGCTCACGTCGGTGAGTTCGGCGGTCCGGAAAAAATCGTCGAAGCCAAAGGCGAAATCATCGAGGGTCTGGCCGCCGATGGCATCGCCGTGCTCAACCTCGATGACAAGGCCTTCGGTATCTGGAAGACCCGCGCTGCCGGTCGTCAGGTGTTGACCTTCGCCCTGAGCAACAGCGAGGCGAATTTCCACGCCAGCGATCTGGCCACTGATGCCCGCGGTTGCCCGGCGTTCAACCTGCACACCCCTGAAGGTAGCGAGCGCGTGCAACTGAACCTGCTCGGTACCCATAACGTCGCCAATGCCCTGGCTGCCGCGGCTGCTGCCCACGCCTTGGGCGTGTCGCTGTTCGGCATCGCCACTGGGCTGGGCGCGGTGCAACCGG of Pseudomonas triticicola contains these proteins:
- a CDS encoding peptidoglycan D,D-transpeptidase FtsI family protein codes for the protein MKLEGALFPWRFRLMVALLGLMVAAICWRIIDLQVVDRDFLKGQGDARSLRHIPIPAHRGLITDRNGEPLAVSTPVTTLWANAKEMQSAKEKWPALAAALGQNPKALSERLEAQANKEFIYLVRGLTPEQGQAVLDLKVPGVYGIEEFRRFYPAGEVTAHMVGFTDIDDHGREGVELAYDEWLAGVPGKRQVIKDRRGRLIKDVQVTKNAKAGKPLALSIDLRLQYLANRELRNAIIENGAKAGSLVIMDVKTGEILAMVNQPTYNPNNRRNLQPAMMRNRAMIDVFEPGSTMKAISMSAAIETGRWKPSDTVEVYPGSLQIGKYTIKDVSKTEGPVLDLTGILINSSNVGMSKVAFDIGGETIFRLAQKVGLGQDTGLGFPGERVGNLPNYREWRKAETATLSYGYGISVTAIQLVHAFSALANNGRLAPLTLIKTDKMPQTTQVLPEAVAKTMQGMLQQVIEAPRGVFRAQVPAYHVGGKSGTARKTSVGTKGYAENSYRSLFAGFGPMSDPRYAIVVVIDEPTKAGYFGGLVSAPVFSRVMSGTLRLMNVTPDNLPTTQQANATPVVPLKANGGRG
- a CDS encoding UDP-N-acetylmuramoyl-L-alanyl-D-glutamate--2,6-diaminopimelate ligase, whose amino-acid sequence is MSLSLNKIFPHAGHDLLIRELALDSRNVRAGDLFLAVPGGRFDGRAHIADALQRGAAAVAYEVEGATVLPITDVPLIPVKGLAAQLSDIAGRFYGEPSHHLNLIGVTGTNGKTSVTQLVAQALDLLGQHCGIVGTLGSGFYGALESGLHTTPNPIAVQATLGDLKKAGAKAVAMEVSSHGLDQGRVTALAFDVAVMTNLSRDHLDYHGTMQAYAEAKAKLFAWNDLKCRVVNLDDDFGRQLAAEKRESRLITYSLLDSNAYLFCREAQFDDHGVRATLVTPQGEHHLRSTLLGRFNLSNVLAAVGALLGLDYALDEILKVLPKLEGPAGRMQRLGGGTQPLVVVDYAHTPDALEKVLTALRPHVKGQLLCLFGCGGDRDRGKRPLMAEVVGRLADQVLVTDDNPRTEDPGVIFDDIRAGFTAVDKVTFVAGRGQAIAQLIAGATADDVIVLAGKGHEDYQEINGVRHAFSDLVEADHALTAWEVAHA
- a CDS encoding UDP-N-acetylmuramoyl-tripeptide--D-alanyl-D-alanine ligase, whose translation is MLKALTLSELTNALEARLIGADASFDGVSIDSRAIQPGQLFIALTGPRFDGHDYLNDVAGKGAVAALVEREVADSALPQLLVKDTRQALGQLGALNRAAFTQPVAAVTGSSGKTTVKEMLASILRTRGPVLATRGNLNNDLGVPLTLIELAPEHTSAVIELGASRLGEIAYTVGLTKPHVAILNNAGTAHVGEFGGPEKIVEAKGEIIEGLAADGIAVLNLDDKAFGIWKTRAAGRQVLTFALSNSEANFHASDLATDARGCPAFNLHTPEGSERVQLNLLGTHNVANALAAAAAAHALGVSLFGIATGLGAVQPVKGRTVAQLAKNGMRVIDDTYNANPTSMCAAVDILAGFSGRTVLVLGDIGELGDWAEQGHRDVGEYARGKVSALYAVGPNMVHAVNAFGEQAQHFGTQAELIQALAAEQDTNTTILIKGSRSAAMENIVAALCGSSLEKH